The following are from one region of the Oceanivirga salmonicida genome:
- a CDS encoding kelch repeat-containing protein: MLKKYKKIMEKGVSNALCEALDNIVFVYGGSNFPDKLPPEGSRKVYNYIYVYDKEFNFLSKQKGSIYVDGGIKIKDKNMLWYIFGNGIYKIYENDLKVVEEKVFNLDFEILSGFGCIYNNKLIFGYDKVYEYDILKNSLKVLNEVIFTPRNQSVYAKHKDYLYLFGGATNISLLDSYRYSLIENKWEKLNDIPTSFLGSSFCEYDQDNLIIMGGFNKEVFDNAVINLSNIEFKINYFKTPRKDFKWNQNIYLYNFEKKKFKILAKESESATCGSSLIKINDSFYLVNGEEKPGFRSPNVFEYK, translated from the coding sequence ATGTTGAAAAAATATAAGAAAATAATGGAAAAAGGAGTTAGTAATGCTTTATGTGAAGCGTTAGATAATATAGTGTTTGTTTATGGTGGTTCTAATTTTCCTGATAAATTGCCACCAGAAGGAAGTAGAAAAGTATATAACTATATTTATGTTTATGACAAAGAATTTAATTTTTTATCTAAACAAAAAGGTAGTATATATGTTGATGGTGGTATAAAAATAAAAGATAAAAATATGCTTTGGTATATATTTGGAAACGGAATATATAAGATATATGAAAATGATTTAAAAGTAGTAGAAGAAAAGGTATTTAATTTAGATTTTGAAATATTATCAGGTTTTGGTTGTATATATAACAATAAATTAATATTTGGCTATGATAAGGTATATGAATATGATATTTTAAAAAATTCATTAAAAGTATTAAATGAAGTAATATTTACACCAAGAAATCAAAGTGTTTATGCAAAACATAAAGATTATCTATATTTATTTGGTGGAGCAACTAATATATCTTTATTAGATTCATATAGATATAGTTTGATAGAAAATAAATGGGAAAAATTAAATGATATACCAACTTCATTTTTAGGTTCAAGTTTTTGTGAATACGACCAAGATAATTTAATTATTATGGGTGGATTTAATAAGGAAGTATTTGATAATGCTGTAATAAATTTATCTAATATAGAATTTAAAATTAATTATTTTAAAACTCCAAGAAAAGATTTTAAATGGAATCAAAATATATATTTATATAATTTTGAAAAAAAGAAATTTAAAATATTAGCAAAAGAAAGCGAAAGTGCAACTTGTGGTTCTAGTTTAATAAAAATTAATGATAGTTTTTATTTAGTAAATGGAGAGGAAAAACCTGGATTTAGAAGCCCTAATGTATTTGAATATAAGTAG
- a CDS encoding NCS2 family permease: MEKFFKLEEHGTTVKTEIFAGITTFLTMAYILAVNVSILSIAGIPATAVFFATSISAAVATIFMGIYANSPIALAPGMGLNAFFTFTVVLTLGYTYQEALAMVFISGVIFFIISLAGLRKRIIESIPSSLKQSIGAGIGFFIAFIGLVKMGVIVKHPATLVSLGNLKNPTVALAILGLIVTIILLSLDVKAAVFVGILITAVVGIILNTLGINNMPQLPTKIFDFSFDTSVAGTFIGGLKSILTKLESIVVILTMLFVDFFDTAGTLIAVTNKIGDNTGKDYNMDKMFYSDAIGTIVGSTLGTSNVTSYIEAASGVAAGGRTGLTAVVTGALFLLSTMFAPLLSIVQSIQVGEIFLEPVVAPALVVVGVLMATQLSNVDWHDFSTAASGFVTIIIMILSYSIANGIAAGFIVYVITRIFTKELKEIKPTVWVLFVIFVLHFAAF, translated from the coding sequence ATGGAAAAATTTTTCAAATTAGAAGAACATGGAACTACTGTAAAAACAGAGATTTTTGCAGGTATTACAACATTTTTAACTATGGCATATATTTTAGCCGTAAATGTATCAATTCTAAGTATAGCAGGTATTCCTGCAACAGCGGTATTTTTTGCAACGAGTATATCAGCAGCAGTAGCAACAATATTTATGGGAATATATGCTAATTCACCAATAGCTTTAGCACCAGGTATGGGACTTAATGCATTTTTTACATTTACAGTGGTATTAACACTTGGTTATACTTACCAGGAAGCATTGGCTATGGTATTTATATCAGGAGTAATTTTTTTCATAATCTCATTAGCAGGATTAAGAAAAAGAATAATAGAAAGTATTCCTAGTAGTTTAAAACAATCAATAGGTGCAGGTATAGGGTTTTTCATTGCATTTATTGGATTAGTTAAAATGGGAGTTATAGTAAAGCACCCTGCAACATTAGTAAGTTTAGGTAATTTAAAAAATCCAACAGTAGCATTAGCTATATTAGGATTAATAGTAACAATAATATTACTTAGTTTAGATGTTAAGGCGGCAGTATTTGTAGGGATTTTAATAACAGCAGTTGTAGGAATTATCTTAAATACATTAGGTATAAATAATATGCCACAATTACCAACAAAAATATTTGATTTTAGCTTTGATACTTCAGTTGCTGGAACATTTATTGGAGGATTAAAAAGCATATTAACAAAACTTGAAAGTATAGTAGTAATTTTGACTATGTTATTTGTTGATTTCTTTGATACGGCAGGTACATTAATAGCGGTAACAAATAAAATTGGAGATAATACTGGAAAAGATTATAATATGGATAAAATGTTTTATTCAGATGCTATTGGAACAATAGTTGGTTCAACATTGGGAACTTCAAATGTAACAAGTTATATTGAAGCTGCAAGTGGAGTAGCAGCAGGTGGGAGAACAGGATTAACAGCAGTGGTAACAGGAGCATTATTCTTATTATCAACTATGTTTGCTCCTTTATTATCTATTGTACAAAGTATACAGGTAGGCGAAATATTCTTAGAGCCAGTAGTAGCACCTGCATTAGTAGTAGTTGGAGTTTTAATGGCAACTCAATTATCAAATGTTGATTGGCATGATTTCTCAACAGCAGCAAGTGGATTTGTTACTATAATAATAATGATATTATCTTATTCAATAGCAAATGGTATTGCAGCAGGATTTATAGTTTATGTAATAACTAGAATATTTACAAAAGAATTAAAAGAAATTAAACCAACAGTATGGGTATTGTTTGTAATATTTGTATTACACTTTGCAGCATTTTAA